A DNA window from Mycolicibacter terrae contains the following coding sequences:
- a CDS encoding fatty acid--CoA ligase — MKSTMQDVPLTVAGIVRHASTIHGDRDVLTARGPGQISRVSYREVGERAARLANALREIGIRGDERVATLQWSNQEHLDAYAAVPSMGAVLHTLNLRLPPDQLTWIANHADDRVIIVDGTVLGLLATALPSMTSVRTVLVTGTGDLAAVQGCGKDVLRYDDVVADQPSTFDWPDVDEQSAAAMCYTSGTTGHPKGVVYSHRSTWLHSQAACTTNALGIGPDDTVLAIVPMFHANAWGLPYAAMMAGAQLLLPDRFLQAAPLVEMIEAARPTMAGAVPTIWTDVLHYLRDNPGHDVSSLKMVACGGSAVPRSLMTAYDELGVRIVQAWGMTETSPLAAVALPRNSDTPERSLYLRGTQGRVVAGVQARIVDDAGAEQPWDGKSVGEIQIRGPWITGSYYEHDTSAVSPDGWLRTGDVGTISPDAFITLTDRSKDVIKSGGEWISSVELENDLAAHPAVRTATVIGVPDDKWQERPLAVVVLAADRTATAAELTEFLRPRVAKWWLPERWAFVTDIPLTSTGKFDKKKLRRQYADGDLTVETLA; from the coding sequence ATGAAGAGCACCATGCAGGATGTTCCGTTGACGGTGGCCGGGATCGTGCGCCACGCCTCGACGATCCACGGCGATCGCGATGTGCTGACGGCGCGAGGGCCCGGACAGATCTCTCGGGTGTCCTACCGCGAGGTGGGGGAGCGCGCGGCACGGCTGGCGAATGCGTTGCGCGAGATCGGCATTCGTGGAGACGAGCGTGTCGCGACGCTGCAGTGGAGCAACCAGGAGCATCTGGATGCCTACGCGGCGGTGCCGTCGATGGGCGCGGTGCTGCACACGTTGAACCTGCGGCTGCCGCCGGACCAGCTGACGTGGATCGCCAATCACGCCGATGATCGGGTGATCATCGTCGACGGTACGGTGCTGGGCCTGTTGGCGACGGCGTTGCCGTCGATGACCTCGGTCCGCACGGTGCTGGTGACCGGCACGGGTGACCTCGCCGCGGTCCAGGGGTGCGGCAAGGACGTCCTTCGGTACGACGACGTGGTGGCCGACCAGCCGAGCACGTTCGACTGGCCCGACGTCGACGAGCAGTCGGCCGCCGCGATGTGCTACACCAGCGGTACCACCGGGCACCCGAAGGGCGTTGTCTACAGTCATCGTTCGACGTGGTTGCACTCTCAGGCGGCGTGCACCACGAATGCCTTGGGCATCGGTCCTGACGACACGGTGTTGGCGATCGTTCCGATGTTCCACGCCAACGCGTGGGGGCTCCCGTACGCGGCGATGATGGCGGGCGCGCAGCTTCTGCTGCCCGACCGTTTCCTGCAGGCGGCGCCCTTGGTGGAGATGATCGAGGCCGCGCGCCCGACGATGGCGGGCGCTGTGCCGACGATCTGGACCGACGTTCTGCACTATCTTCGCGACAATCCCGGCCACGACGTGAGTTCGCTGAAGATGGTGGCCTGCGGTGGTTCGGCGGTTCCGCGGTCGTTGATGACCGCCTATGACGAGCTGGGCGTCCGCATTGTGCAGGCCTGGGGGATGACCGAGACGTCCCCGCTGGCCGCGGTCGCATTGCCGCGGAACAGCGACACCCCGGAGAGGTCCCTTTACCTGCGCGGAACCCAGGGCCGAGTGGTGGCCGGTGTGCAAGCCCGCATCGTCGACGACGCCGGCGCCGAGCAGCCCTGGGACGGAAAGTCGGTGGGGGAGATTCAGATCCGCGGCCCGTGGATCACCGGGTCGTATTACGAGCATGACACTTCGGCGGTGTCGCCGGACGGGTGGTTGCGCACCGGAGACGTCGGGACGATCAGCCCGGATGCGTTCATCACGCTGACCGACCGTTCCAAGGACGTCATCAAGTCCGGGGGCGAATGGATCTCCTCGGTGGAGCTGGAGAACGATTTGGCCGCTCACCCTGCGGTGCGCACCGCCACCGTGATCGGGGTTCCCGATGACAAGTGGCAGGAACGACCGCTGGCGGTGGTCGTCCTGGCTGCCGACCGCACCGCCACCGCCGCGGAATTGACCGAGTTCCTCCGTCCGCGGGTGGCCAAGTGGTGGCTACCGGAACGGTGGGCGTTCGTCACCGACATTCCGCTGACCTCGACCGGCAAGTTCGACAAGAAGAAGCTGCGCCGCCAGTACGCCGACGGTGATCTCACCGTCGAGACACTGGCGTGA
- a CDS encoding NDMA-dependent alcohol dehydrogenase has protein sequence MKTRAAVLWGLGEKWEVEEVELDPPGPDEVLVRLTATGLCHSDEHLVTGDLPIPLPVVGGHEGAGTVVEVGAGVENVAEGDSVILTFLPSCGHCSYCARGMGNMCDLGAALMMGPQIDGTYRFHARGEDVGQMCLLGTFSEYTVVPKASLVKIDQGTPLDKAALIGCGVTTGYGSAVRTGEVRAGDTVVVIGAGGIGMNAIQGARIAGALNIVAVDPVAFKREQAGGFGATHAVGTVDEAWSLISDITRGKLADVCVLTTDVAEGSYIGEALSLVGKRGRVVVTAIGHPEDTSMSGSLLELTLYEKQIRGALYGSSNAAHDIPRLVELYNSGHLKLDELITREYTLDQINEGYDDMRSGRNIRGLIRF, from the coding sequence ATGAAGACACGCGCTGCAGTGCTCTGGGGCCTGGGAGAGAAGTGGGAGGTCGAGGAGGTCGAGTTGGATCCGCCCGGCCCCGATGAGGTGCTGGTCCGGTTGACCGCGACCGGGTTGTGCCATTCAGATGAGCACCTCGTGACCGGTGACCTGCCCATTCCGCTGCCCGTCGTCGGTGGCCACGAGGGTGCCGGCACCGTGGTCGAAGTGGGTGCGGGTGTCGAGAACGTCGCCGAGGGCGATTCGGTGATCCTGACGTTCCTGCCGTCGTGTGGGCACTGTTCCTATTGCGCGCGGGGGATGGGCAACATGTGCGACTTGGGTGCGGCGCTCATGATGGGACCCCAGATCGACGGGACGTACCGTTTCCATGCCCGCGGTGAGGACGTCGGCCAGATGTGCCTGCTGGGCACGTTCTCGGAATACACCGTGGTCCCCAAGGCGTCTCTGGTCAAAATCGACCAGGGGACACCGCTGGACAAGGCGGCGTTGATCGGGTGTGGTGTGACGACCGGGTACGGGTCGGCGGTGCGCACCGGTGAGGTGCGTGCCGGGGACACCGTGGTGGTGATCGGAGCCGGTGGCATCGGTATGAATGCGATTCAGGGTGCCCGCATCGCGGGCGCGTTGAACATCGTGGCTGTCGATCCGGTGGCGTTCAAGCGTGAACAAGCCGGTGGTTTCGGTGCGACGCATGCCGTTGGCACGGTCGACGAGGCCTGGTCACTGATCAGTGACATCACCCGCGGCAAACTCGCCGATGTCTGCGTGTTGACCACCGATGTCGCCGAAGGGTCCTACATCGGTGAGGCGCTGTCCTTGGTCGGTAAACGCGGTCGTGTGGTCGTTACCGCGATCGGGCACCCCGAAGACACATCGATGTCGGGTTCACTGCTGGAATTAACGCTGTATGAAAAGCAGATCCGCGGCGCCCTCTACGGCTCGTCCAACGCCGCCCACGACATCCCGCGGCTCGTCGAACTCTACAACTCCGGACACCTCAAACTCGACGAGCTGATCACCCGTGAGTACACCCTCGATCAGATCAACGAGGGCTACGACGACATGCGGTCAGGCCGCAACATCCGAGGACTCATCCGATTCTGA
- a CDS encoding BtrH N-terminal domain-containing protein yields MARIEIPYLHRRGGHCGSGALRDLTEWAQLGWGTETLSEGLVFTLGGALDFSYVRSTQLFPQIYLVGRGSDLEKDYLSRVGANCVVRSTDDADVGWSFVTDEVDKGRPVMVWADIGELPYLRVRLHMSRHDIVITGYDDEQGVAYVVDNDRETTQTVAYDDLRRARSSVGFPTPTRHTTYHVDWPERVPDLGPIAATALAASAAFMRGGAVGAPLLRIEAAEVEASGLKGVQEFADDVRHWPTVFDDDALTAALFGLGAFIEKAGTGGGLFRMLQAQGCQNIADLLGDAAAAEAAAAARHASQAWSELAAAATDAGTSLRSRSLAAAKIAATIPDSETRLVEALETASRSVGTVDTGLEAYLKGYL; encoded by the coding sequence ATGGCGAGGATTGAAATTCCCTATCTCCATAGGAGAGGAGGGCACTGTGGTTCCGGTGCGCTGCGTGACCTTACTGAATGGGCACAACTAGGATGGGGGACAGAAACACTCAGTGAAGGATTGGTCTTCACCCTCGGCGGAGCCTTGGACTTCTCGTACGTCCGCTCTACGCAATTGTTTCCCCAGATCTACCTGGTAGGACGAGGAAGCGACCTGGAAAAAGACTACCTCTCCCGAGTTGGTGCAAACTGCGTCGTGCGATCGACCGATGACGCAGACGTGGGATGGTCATTTGTTACCGACGAAGTCGACAAGGGCCGACCCGTCATGGTCTGGGCTGACATCGGCGAACTTCCTTACCTGCGCGTCCGATTGCACATGAGCCGTCACGACATCGTCATCACCGGATATGATGACGAACAAGGGGTTGCCTATGTGGTCGATAATGACCGCGAGACCACCCAAACGGTGGCTTATGATGACCTGCGCCGGGCGCGGTCCTCGGTAGGGTTCCCTACACCGACCCGGCACACCACATATCACGTCGACTGGCCGGAGCGAGTGCCCGACCTTGGGCCGATTGCCGCCACTGCATTAGCCGCGAGCGCAGCTTTCATGCGCGGCGGTGCCGTAGGTGCGCCGCTACTGCGCATCGAGGCAGCTGAAGTCGAGGCTTCCGGTTTGAAGGGTGTGCAGGAGTTCGCCGATGACGTACGGCATTGGCCAACGGTGTTTGATGACGACGCCCTGACCGCGGCATTGTTCGGGCTCGGGGCGTTCATCGAGAAAGCCGGAACCGGTGGCGGGCTCTTTCGTATGCTGCAAGCACAAGGTTGCCAGAATATCGCCGATCTCCTCGGGGACGCCGCCGCAGCCGAAGCGGCGGCCGCGGCCCGACACGCTTCCCAAGCGTGGTCTGAGCTTGCGGCCGCAGCCACCGATGCCGGCACATCGCTACGGAGTCGTAGTCTCGCTGCGGCCAAAATCGCCGCGACGATCCCGGACTCCGAAACACGCCTCGTCGAAGCCCTCGAAACGGCCAGTCGATCCGTTGGCACTGTCGATACCGGCCTCGAGGCTTATCTGAAAGGCTATCTGTGA
- a CDS encoding transglutaminase-like domain-containing protein: MSDTSNESSFLETTGFLDWQHDDVQRFTEDAVGDVRDPVQKARLIFTAVRDRIWYDPYSTDDDPEHYRASYVATASRAYCIPKAVLLTAAARAAGIPARLGFADVRNHLQTTTLRARMGGTDVFVYHGYSELQLNNRWVKATPAFNAELCARFGVPPIDFDGHTDALLHAYDGGGSQHMEYLNDRGWYHDLPFTDIVTELHHRYGPLMAGAGAQRDAFSQEL; this comes from the coding sequence GTGAGCGACACTTCAAACGAATCGAGTTTCCTGGAGACAACTGGGTTCCTCGATTGGCAGCACGACGATGTACAGCGCTTCACCGAGGACGCGGTCGGTGACGTTCGTGACCCTGTGCAGAAGGCGAGGTTGATCTTCACCGCTGTGCGGGACAGGATTTGGTACGATCCCTATAGCACCGACGACGATCCCGAGCATTATCGGGCGAGCTATGTAGCGACAGCGTCGAGGGCGTATTGCATACCGAAGGCGGTGCTGCTGACCGCGGCAGCTCGTGCGGCGGGCATTCCGGCCCGGCTCGGATTCGCGGACGTGCGCAACCATCTGCAGACCACCACATTGCGTGCCCGGATGGGAGGTACCGACGTGTTCGTCTACCACGGATATAGCGAATTACAACTCAACAACCGCTGGGTGAAGGCTACTCCGGCGTTCAATGCCGAGCTCTGCGCGCGATTCGGTGTACCTCCGATCGACTTCGACGGCCACACCGATGCGCTCCTCCATGCCTACGACGGTGGGGGAAGCCAACACATGGAGTACCTCAACGACCGCGGTTGGTACCACGATCTCCCCTTCACCGACATCGTTACAGAGTTGCATCACCGGTACGGCCCGCTCATGGCTGGTGCTGGAGCCCAGCGTGACGCCTTCTCCCAGGAGTTGTGA
- a CDS encoding PaaI family thioesterase, translated as MTVLDDMVGMLLYVVGEMAVTRRFDTEFYAPVLLGVPYEVSAELVSKTGRKLEVRTELREETTGQLVASASGLFVVVTMAHFTSSIQKATSTPCIVRSPREGRC; from the coding sequence ATGACCGTACTCGACGACATGGTGGGCATGTTGCTGTACGTCGTCGGTGAGATGGCCGTCACCCGCAGGTTCGATACCGAGTTCTACGCGCCGGTGTTGCTGGGGGTCCCCTACGAGGTCAGCGCGGAGCTGGTGTCCAAGACCGGCCGGAAACTCGAAGTCCGGACAGAATTGCGCGAGGAGACTACCGGTCAGCTAGTCGCGTCCGCCTCAGGGTTATTCGTCGTCGTCACGATGGCGCACTTCACTAGTTCCATACAGAAGGCGACTTCGACACCCTGCATTGTGCGGTCACCCAGGGAGGGAAGATGCTGA
- a CDS encoding LLM class flavin-dependent oxidoreductase, translating into MSTYGLSVLGADLKSLAQTAHAADAAGFDAVWASEFYSRSGSISMAAMANCTQNCRIGSSILYGVGRSPLVLATEARDLDELSNGRLVLGIGNGTKRMMSDWHGVPDTSAPALRMEELVMLLRRIWNLHEGPIHHEGRFYRMNLTPTGDVGPSSRPIPIVTAGVRPRMCEAAGRVADGLAGHPLFTTTYVEEIVRPAIARGAAHTGRDPNDVEIISMVMCAIHDDAEVARRELAQQIAFYSSVKSYETVLDVNGFASEGRTIREAFAQRDFPAMFAAVSEEMIDTMGVAGTAHEVREQLRRYDGVLDHIMLYSPSVGIAPERVQQNLDSIIRECSPASMSPGQSGPRSI; encoded by the coding sequence ATGAGCACCTACGGCCTGTCGGTTCTCGGCGCGGATTTGAAGTCACTGGCCCAGACCGCACACGCCGCCGATGCGGCCGGGTTCGACGCCGTATGGGCCTCGGAGTTCTACTCCCGGTCGGGTTCGATCTCCATGGCCGCGATGGCCAACTGCACACAGAACTGCCGGATCGGTTCCTCCATTCTCTACGGCGTCGGCCGAAGCCCCCTGGTGCTGGCCACCGAGGCGCGTGATCTCGACGAACTCTCCAACGGACGGCTGGTGCTGGGCATCGGCAACGGCACCAAGCGGATGATGAGCGACTGGCACGGCGTGCCCGACACCTCCGCGCCCGCGCTGCGGATGGAAGAACTCGTGATGCTGCTGCGCCGGATATGGAACCTGCATGAAGGCCCGATCCATCACGAGGGTCGTTTTTACAGAATGAATCTCACGCCGACCGGCGACGTGGGACCCTCCAGCCGGCCGATCCCGATCGTCACCGCCGGTGTCCGGCCTCGGATGTGCGAGGCGGCCGGGCGGGTGGCCGACGGGCTGGCCGGACATCCCCTGTTCACCACCACCTACGTCGAGGAGATCGTCCGGCCCGCTATCGCCAGGGGTGCCGCGCACACCGGCCGCGACCCCAATGACGTGGAAATCATTTCCATGGTGATGTGCGCCATCCACGACGACGCCGAGGTCGCCAGGCGCGAACTGGCGCAGCAGATTGCGTTCTACTCCTCGGTCAAATCCTACGAGACGGTACTTGATGTGAACGGCTTCGCCAGCGAAGGCCGAACCATCCGGGAAGCATTCGCCCAGCGCGATTTCCCGGCGATGTTCGCCGCGGTGTCCGAGGAGATGATCGACACCATGGGCGTCGCGGGGACGGCACACGAGGTCCGTGAACAGCTGAGACGCTACGACGGCGTCCTCGACCACATCATGCTGTATTCACCATCGGTTGGCATCGCTCCCGAGCGCGTGCAGCAAAACCTCGACAGCATCATTCGGGAATGCTCGCCCGCCTCGATGTCGCCAGGGCAGTCCGGTCCACGTTCAATCTGA
- a CDS encoding DUF6188 family protein, which produces MYTQWIENCVVQRVSVRDGLVLDLDDYNEIVISCPLLLTLPAVDPYPAEAVRIDPLKIATDERPLLNLAGAVCTQAWSGDDGGLHLRFSRGHSIDVDPDSEETAWELYGKRHGYMACLPRGRVRVVRHDLPDSDDANILNNAAQPSAGSARQTH; this is translated from the coding sequence ATGTATACCCAATGGATCGAAAATTGTGTCGTGCAACGCGTCTCCGTGCGCGACGGCCTGGTCCTGGACCTGGACGACTACAACGAGATTGTCATCTCGTGCCCCTTGCTGCTGACACTGCCTGCGGTCGACCCGTATCCCGCAGAAGCGGTACGCATCGATCCACTCAAGATCGCGACTGACGAACGCCCGTTGTTGAACCTCGCCGGCGCGGTGTGCACTCAGGCCTGGTCCGGCGACGATGGAGGGCTACACCTGAGGTTCTCGCGTGGACACAGCATCGACGTCGACCCCGATTCCGAGGAAACGGCATGGGAGTTGTACGGCAAGCGCCACGGCTACATGGCATGCCTACCCCGGGGGCGGGTACGCGTGGTCCGCCACGACCTCCCCGACAGCGACGACGCCAACATCCTCAACAACGCCGCACAACCGTCGGCGGGGTCGGCGCGACAGACGCACTAA
- a CDS encoding TetR family transcriptional regulator, which produces MTHALSRSHGKTRPLEANSAGGQTRTAVAPASRSSAQRREAILDAALLVATSGGYEAVQMRSVAERAGIAVGTLYRHFPAKTNLLVAALSREFRRLDSADDWASGDGTPLERLERLTTHLHDRWQRDPWLTSAMTRAFAVADTRAAAELDCAAAEIQTLLARTLRGGEPTPADLHIAAIISDVWLANLVAFCGHRASAADTRERIDLATRRVVTSRARPAETA; this is translated from the coding sequence ATGACGCACGCTCTTTCTCGCAGCCATGGCAAAACCCGACCGCTGGAAGCAAATTCGGCTGGCGGTCAGACGCGGACCGCTGTAGCGCCCGCCTCGCGTTCATCCGCCCAGCGCCGGGAAGCGATTCTGGACGCGGCCCTGCTCGTGGCCACGTCAGGTGGCTATGAGGCGGTTCAGATGCGGTCGGTTGCCGAGCGGGCCGGTATCGCCGTCGGCACGCTCTACCGCCACTTCCCGGCGAAGACCAACTTGTTGGTGGCGGCGCTATCGCGCGAGTTTCGCCGACTCGACTCGGCTGACGACTGGGCTAGCGGTGACGGCACGCCATTGGAACGGCTCGAACGTCTCACCACACACCTACATGACCGCTGGCAGCGCGATCCCTGGCTGACATCAGCCATGACACGAGCGTTCGCCGTTGCAGACACCCGGGCAGCCGCAGAACTAGACTGCGCCGCCGCCGAAATTCAGACCCTGCTGGCCCGCACGCTCAGGGGCGGCGAACCGACTCCCGCCGATTTACACATCGCCGCGATCATCTCCGACGTGTGGCTGGCCAACCTCGTGGCCTTTTGTGGCCACCGAGCGTCGGCCGCCGATACTCGCGAACGCATCGACCTGGCCACTCGGCGCGTGGTGACCAGCCGCGCACGACCCGCGGAAACCGCATAA
- a CDS encoding PaaI family thioesterase, translating into MGCGPDNPHGLQLVVHRRGDAVYSDVIFDERHIGAPGLAHGGAVAAACDDVLGFTLWIAGTPAVTRSLTVEYLRPVPLHQPHRITAHIRSREGRALHVMATGTDSDGANRFTATAVFVAVSTDHFAAHGDVSAFGGLLEQFSRHGGLDDGRL; encoded by the coding sequence ATGGGTTGCGGCCCCGACAATCCCCACGGACTGCAGTTGGTGGTGCACCGCCGCGGCGACGCGGTGTACTCCGACGTGATTTTCGACGAGCGCCACATTGGGGCTCCTGGGCTGGCCCATGGCGGAGCAGTTGCGGCGGCGTGCGATGACGTCTTGGGATTCACATTGTGGATCGCCGGCACACCAGCGGTGACTCGCAGCCTGACAGTGGAGTATCTGCGGCCGGTACCTCTGCATCAACCCCACAGGATCACCGCCCACATCCGGTCCCGCGAAGGACGGGCTCTGCACGTCATGGCGACGGGCACTGATTCCGATGGGGCCAACCGCTTCACCGCCACTGCGGTATTTGTCGCAGTCAGCACGGATCACTTCGCTGCGCACGGCGACGTCAGTGCTTTTGGCGGCCTTCTCGAGCAGTTCTCACGTCACGGCGGCCTCGACGACGGGCGATTATGA
- a CDS encoding TetR/AcrR family transcriptional regulator, with translation MSDSQPAPVPDDDVDPRRIRSRNRLLDAAATLLSTGGVEAVTIDAVTKASKVARTTLYRHFQSSSHLLAATFERLLPQVTTPVPTSGPLRDQLIELLSRQAALFNDAPLHVTTLAWLSLGPTGPTNEADDRHTSGALRARVVEQYRQPFDAILSSPTAQAELENFDRELALCQLVGPVAFARMTGIRAITHDDCVNLVDGFLAAHCKSDDGETKRVKAASLHARRPLA, from the coding sequence GTGAGCGACAGTCAGCCAGCGCCGGTCCCTGACGATGACGTGGACCCGCGGCGAATCCGGTCTCGAAATCGACTGCTGGATGCAGCCGCGACCCTTCTGAGCACTGGCGGCGTGGAAGCCGTCACGATCGATGCCGTCACCAAAGCGTCCAAAGTGGCCAGAACCACGCTTTACCGCCATTTCCAAAGTTCGTCGCACCTGCTCGCAGCCACGTTCGAACGCTTGCTTCCCCAGGTGACGACTCCGGTACCGACCAGCGGCCCTCTGCGTGACCAGTTGATCGAATTGCTAAGCCGCCAAGCCGCTCTTTTCAACGACGCGCCACTGCATGTCACGACGCTGGCATGGCTGTCCCTTGGTCCCACCGGCCCGACGAACGAAGCCGATGATCGACACACATCCGGCGCGTTGCGGGCCCGAGTCGTCGAGCAGTACCGGCAACCGTTCGACGCCATACTCTCTAGCCCGACGGCGCAAGCCGAGTTGGAGAACTTCGACCGAGAACTGGCGCTGTGCCAACTGGTCGGCCCAGTGGCGTTTGCCCGGATGACCGGCATTCGCGCCATCACTCACGACGACTGCGTGAACCTCGTCGATGGCTTTCTCGCCGCCCACTGCAAGAGCGACGATGGCGAGACCAAGCGCGTGAAGGCCGCCAGTCTGCATGCACGGCGACCGCTCGCATAG
- a CDS encoding IS3 family transposase (programmed frameshift) produces MPRPYPREFRDDVVRVARNRDDGVTIEQIATDFGVHPMTLHKWMRQADIDEGTKPGKSTGESAELRDARRRIKLLEQENEVLRRATAYLSQANLPKRVYPLVSELADDGVPVAVTCRVLKLARQPYYRWRANPITDAEFIEAYRANALFDAHKDDPEFGYRYLVEEAREAGESMAERTAWRICSQNRLWSVFGKKRGKNGKVGPPVHDDLVERDFTAGRPNRLWLSDITEHRTGEGKLYLCAIKDVFSNRIVGYSIDSRMKSRLATAALSSAVARRGDVAGCILHSDRGSQFRSRRFVHALGRYEMVGSMGRVGAAGDNAAMESFFSLLQKNVLDRRRWDTREELRIAIVTWIERTYHRRRRQAGLGRLTPIEFEAIMTTPATQAA; encoded by the exons GTGCCCAGGCCTTACCCCCGAGAGTTCCGCGACGACGTCGTGCGGGTCGCTCGCAACCGCGACGACGGTGTAACGATCGAGCAGATCGCCACCGATTTCGGTGTGCACCCGATGACGCTGCACAAGTGGATGCGCCAAGCTGATATCGATGAGGGCACCAAGCCCGGCAAGAGCACCGGCGAGTCCGCTGAGCTGCGGGATGCGAGGCGTCGGATCAAGTTGTTGGAGCAGGAAAACGAGGTCCTGCGCCGGGCCACCGCGTATTTGTCGCAGGCCAATCTGCCG AAAAGGGTCTACCCGCTCGTAAGTGAGCTCGCCGACGACGGGGTCCCCGTCGCGGTGACGTGCCGGGTACTCAAGCTCGCCCGCCAGCCCTATTACCGCTGGCGGGCCAATCCCATCACCGACGCCGAGTTCATCGAGGCCTACCGCGCCAACGCCCTGTTCGACGCCCATAAGGATGACCCTGAGTTCGGCTATCGCTACCTGGTCGAAGAGGCCCGCGAGGCCGGCGAGTCGATGGCCGAGCGCACCGCTTGGCGGATCTGCTCGCAGAATCGGTTGTGGAGCGTGTTCGGTAAGAAGCGTGGCAAGAACGGCAAGGTTGGCCCGCCGGTCCACGATGATCTCGTAGAGCGGGATTTCACCGCTGGTAGACCAAATCGGTTGTGGCTCAGTGATATCACCGAGCATCGCACCGGCGAAGGCAAGCTCTATCTCTGTGCGATCAAGGACGTGTTCTCCAACCGCATCGTCGGGTACTCGATCGACTCCAGGATGAAGTCCCGTCTGGCCACCGCAGCGCTCAGTAGTGCGGTGGCACGTCGCGGTGATGTGGCCGGCTGCATCCTGCACTCCGACCGCGGATCTCAATTCAGGTCAAGGAGATTTGTACATGCACTCGGTCGTTACGAGATGGTTGGATCGATGGGCCGCGTCGGTGCGGCCGGCGACAACGCGGCGATGGAGAGCTTCTTTAGTCTGCTGCAGAAGAACGTGCTCGATCGTCGCCGCTGGGACACCCGCGAGGAGTTGCGGATCGCGATCGTCACCTGGATCGAACGGACCTACCATCGCCGCCGGCGCCAGGCCGGACTCGGGCGGTTGACCCCGATCGAATTCGAAGCGATTATGACGACACCGGCCACTCAGGCCGCGTGA
- a CDS encoding helix-turn-helix domain-containing protein has protein sequence MEQQPTGSRVLRSPSWARAQKGLYPAPCEDGLWSSTFVEMSSSPGLRDVVAHFSGALDPCGWDQVRVEVFKSLDGQMNLPGSALWLTMPYTFIDTVLSDEQQIDETVDVLDAFERIRAELGLTQKEMFKATGINKRTFHSWAAKPPASRPRVASLGGLWELADAVDDLRSTLDQPMNRWLRADKKRASALLDGRFDDLVDLAVDRTPFPRREIGTSVYEGIAEHVETPIIRTGGPVVTENVEDGFAR, from the coding sequence ATGGAGCAGCAGCCGACCGGCTCCCGCGTGCTCCGGTCACCTTCCTGGGCCCGAGCACAAAAGGGCCTGTACCCGGCCCCTTGCGAGGACGGACTCTGGTCCAGCACGTTCGTGGAGATGAGTTCATCGCCGGGGTTGCGGGATGTCGTCGCGCATTTCTCTGGAGCCCTCGACCCGTGCGGATGGGATCAGGTTCGCGTCGAAGTTTTCAAGAGTCTCGACGGGCAGATGAACCTTCCGGGCTCGGCGCTGTGGTTGACGATGCCGTATACATTCATCGATACGGTGCTGTCCGACGAGCAACAGATCGACGAGACGGTCGACGTTCTTGATGCCTTCGAACGAATCCGAGCCGAACTGGGCCTAACGCAGAAGGAGATGTTCAAGGCCACCGGCATCAACAAGCGCACGTTCCACTCGTGGGCGGCAAAGCCCCCCGCCAGCCGGCCCCGTGTAGCCAGCTTGGGTGGACTGTGGGAGTTGGCGGACGCCGTCGACGACCTCCGCAGCACACTGGACCAGCCGATGAACAGGTGGCTGCGTGCCGACAAGAAGCGAGCCTCCGCACTACTCGACGGCCGGTTCGACGACCTCGTTGACCTGGCTGTGGATCGGACGCCGTTCCCTCGGCGAGAGATCGGCACTTCGGTATACGAGGGGATCGCCGAACACGTCGAGACACCGATCATTCGAACCGGTGGTCCGGTGGTGACCGAGAACGTCGAGGACGGATTCGCCCGGTGA